Proteins found in one Pseudopipra pipra isolate bDixPip1 chromosome 19, bDixPip1.hap1, whole genome shotgun sequence genomic segment:
- the APOH gene encoding beta-2-glycoprotein 1 isoform X2, whose product MHPLALLVGIVALSHGALAAKAKRCTPPGPLENGKIDFVELQYQSTINFSCEPGYNLVGSKTSQCMSDGKWTGIFPQCQPVTCPPPPIPEFGVLSYRRSKPGNVSHFLDTITFECVPPMALFGNETATCTANGTWSSIPECKVVTCPTPIGIENGFIEFAVRRTYHYNESVSFGCQPTYVMEGSKHSRCEKSGNWSTKPICRAPCKIPVKKAVVLYNGEKKRVQNDLKEGILHGETVSFFCKNKEKSCAYTVDVACVDGNFTLPACFKERGFFSTLVKKDPSDMKPCEDEA is encoded by the exons ATGCACCCCCTGGCACTGCTCGTGGGCATCGTGGCCCTGAGCCACGGGGCTCTTGCAGCAAAAG CAAAGAGATGTACCCCTCCTGGACCCTTGGAGAATGGAAAAATTGATTTTGTAGAACTCCAGTATCAGAGTACTATAAATTTTTCATGTGAACCAGG ctacaaCCTCGTTGGGTCAAAAACAAGCCAGTGCATGTCAGATGGAAAGTGGACTGGAATTTTTCCACAGTGTCAAC CGGTGACTTGTCCACCTCCCCCCATCCCGGAGTTTGGAGTCCTTTCCTACCGGCGCTCAAAACCTGGAAACGTTTCTCATTTCCTGGACACCATCACCTTCGAATGTGTCCCCCCCATGGCACTTTTTGGGAATGAGACAGCCACCTGCACGGCCAACGGGACCTGGAGCAGCATTCCAGAGTGCAAGG TTGTCACCTGCCCCACTCCAATAGGGATAGAAAATGGATTCATAGAGTTTGCTGTCCGCAGGACGTACCACTACAACGAGAGTGTCAGCTTTGGCTGCCAGCCCACCTATGTGATGGAGGGATCCAAGCATTCCCGGTGTGAAAAGTCTGGAAACTGGTCCACAAAACCGATTTGTAGAG caccATGTAAGATACCAGTTAAGAAAGCTGTGGTGTTATACAATGGGGAGAAGAAGAGAGTTCAGAACGACCTCAAGGAGGGCATTCTGCACGGGGAAACCGTGTCCTTCTTCTGCAAGAACAAGGAAAAATCCTGTGCCTACACCGTGGACGTGGCGTGTGTGGATGGCAACTTCACCCTCCCTGCCTGTTTCAAAG AACGTGGCTTTTTTTCAACTCTCGTGAAGAAGGACCCATCAGACATGAAACCATGTGAAGATGAAGCATGA
- the APOH gene encoding beta-2-glycoprotein 1 isoform X1, which yields MHPLALLVGIVALSHGALAAKVCPRPPEVLFATINVDKQVYEVGEEVEYTCRPGFMPNNGQRKYTCLPTGKWAFNTLLCLPKRCTPPGPLENGKIDFVELQYQSTINFSCEPGYNLVGSKTSQCMSDGKWTGIFPQCQPVTCPPPPIPEFGVLSYRRSKPGNVSHFLDTITFECVPPMALFGNETATCTANGTWSSIPECKVVTCPTPIGIENGFIEFAVRRTYHYNESVSFGCQPTYVMEGSKHSRCEKSGNWSTKPICRAPCKIPVKKAVVLYNGEKKRVQNDLKEGILHGETVSFFCKNKEKSCAYTVDVACVDGNFTLPACFKERGFFSTLVKKDPSDMKPCEDEA from the exons ATGCACCCCCTGGCACTGCTCGTGGGCATCGTGGCCCTGAGCCACGGGGCTCTTGCAGCAAAAG tGTGTCCCAGGCCTCCAGAAGTGCTGTTTGCCACAATTAACGTGGACAAGCAGGTGTATGAAGTGGGTGAGGAGGTGGAATACACCTGCAGGCCTGGGTTCATGCCCAACAATGGCCAGAGGAAGTACACCTGCCTCCCGACCGGCAAGTGGGCCTTCAACACCCTGCTGTGCCTCC CAAAGAGATGTACCCCTCCTGGACCCTTGGAGAATGGAAAAATTGATTTTGTAGAACTCCAGTATCAGAGTACTATAAATTTTTCATGTGAACCAGG ctacaaCCTCGTTGGGTCAAAAACAAGCCAGTGCATGTCAGATGGAAAGTGGACTGGAATTTTTCCACAGTGTCAAC CGGTGACTTGTCCACCTCCCCCCATCCCGGAGTTTGGAGTCCTTTCCTACCGGCGCTCAAAACCTGGAAACGTTTCTCATTTCCTGGACACCATCACCTTCGAATGTGTCCCCCCCATGGCACTTTTTGGGAATGAGACAGCCACCTGCACGGCCAACGGGACCTGGAGCAGCATTCCAGAGTGCAAGG TTGTCACCTGCCCCACTCCAATAGGGATAGAAAATGGATTCATAGAGTTTGCTGTCCGCAGGACGTACCACTACAACGAGAGTGTCAGCTTTGGCTGCCAGCCCACCTATGTGATGGAGGGATCCAAGCATTCCCGGTGTGAAAAGTCTGGAAACTGGTCCACAAAACCGATTTGTAGAG caccATGTAAGATACCAGTTAAGAAAGCTGTGGTGTTATACAATGGGGAGAAGAAGAGAGTTCAGAACGACCTCAAGGAGGGCATTCTGCACGGGGAAACCGTGTCCTTCTTCTGCAAGAACAAGGAAAAATCCTGTGCCTACACCGTGGACGTGGCGTGTGTGGATGGCAACTTCACCCTCCCTGCCTGTTTCAAAG AACGTGGCTTTTTTTCAACTCTCGTGAAGAAGGACCCATCAGACATGAAACCATGTGAAGATGAAGCATGA